A section of the Flavobacteriales bacterium genome encodes:
- a CDS encoding DUF4476 domain-containing protein: MLRPIPLVAALFLAPLADAQTSDLVFFTDDGAKFTLVVDGDVKNEKPTARVVATGIRNETPVVLVRFEDLSIPEVRKQGYFPLGKEYTVMVTTNKKGEKVFRPTGEAALGTAAGALVVDEKPRPVGFQDDVTTSVTNPGSTGTTVVVTEQTTTTPGTGENVNMTVGFNGLGVNMNVNVNDPVLGTSATTTTTTTTTTTTTMTTDIDEPVETSATRPAEPAVYSMPGYTGRVGCPWPMSSSEFSDAKASIGSKSFEDTRMSVAKQVATDRCFTVDQVKGIMELFTFEETKLDFAKFAYDHTFDLSNYFKLNDAFTFESSVDELNAYIRGR; the protein is encoded by the coding sequence ATGCTACGCCCGATCCCCCTTGTCGCCGCCCTCTTCCTGGCCCCCCTCGCCGATGCACAGACCAGCGACCTGGTGTTCTTCACCGATGACGGCGCCAAATTCACCCTCGTGGTCGACGGCGACGTGAAGAACGAGAAGCCCACCGCCCGCGTGGTGGCCACCGGCATCCGCAACGAGACCCCTGTGGTGCTTGTGCGGTTCGAGGATCTCTCGATCCCCGAGGTGCGCAAGCAGGGCTACTTCCCCCTGGGCAAGGAATACACCGTGATGGTGACCACCAACAAGAAGGGCGAGAAGGTCTTCCGCCCCACGGGTGAGGCCGCCCTTGGCACCGCCGCCGGAGCCCTGGTGGTCGATGAGAAGCCCCGCCCCGTGGGCTTCCAGGACGATGTGACCACCAGTGTGACCAACCCCGGAAGCACCGGTACCACGGTCGTGGTCACCGAGCAGACCACCACCACGCCCGGCACCGGGGAGAACGTGAACATGACCGTGGGCTTCAACGGCCTCGGGGTGAACATGAACGTGAACGTGAACGACCCCGTGCTGGGCACCAGCGCGACGACCACCACCACAACGACCACCACGACGACCACCACCATGACCACTGACATCGACGAGCCCGTGGAGACCAGCGCCACCCGCCCGGCGGAGCCCGCGGTGTACAGCATGCCCGGCTACACCGGCCGCGTCGGATGCCCCTGGCCGATGAGCAGCAGCGAGTTCTCCGATGCGAAGGCGAGCATCGGCTCCAAGAGCTTCGAGGACACCCGCATGAGCGTCGCCAAACAGGTGGCCACCGACCGCTGTTTCACCGTCGACCAGGTGAAGGGCATCATGGAGCTGTTCACCTTCGAGGAGACCAAGCTGGACTTCGCCAAGTTCGCCTACGACCACACCTTCGACCTGAGCAACTACTTCAAGCTGAACGACGCGTTCACCTTCGAGAGCTCGGTCGATGAGCTGAACGCCTACATCCGCGGCCGCTGA
- a CDS encoding saccharopine dehydrogenase NADP-binding domain-containing protein, giving the protein MRTILILGAGRSASALIAQLIHDASREAWRITVVDRDLAHAQALVAGGAEVARAEQGDASDPAVRDRLIAGHDLVISMLPAFMHVDVVKDCLRLKRHVITPSYVPDALWPLDADAKAAGLIFLNELGLDPGIDHMSAMRILDRIRAEGGRMEAFESYCGGLIAPESDDNPWGYKFTWNPRNVVLAGQGGMARYIKDGSYKYLPYHRLFRETVRVSVPGYGAFDGYANRDSLKYRKHYGLEEIPTLVRGTLRKAGFCAAWDTFVQLGCTDDSFPLELRPNATWAEFVESFLPHDVEREVRANLAHTLGLDPNGEVMAKLDWLGLFDRERIGVQGLSPAATLQHLLEAKWKLGPADKDMVVMWHRFRYTVEDLHQELQASLVVLGDDPVRTGMAKTVGLPLAFAARLVLGGALKGRGVLLPITPEIYDPILDALEGMGIVFAEEEVEG; this is encoded by the coding sequence ATGCGCACGATCCTCATCCTGGGAGCGGGACGCTCCGCCTCGGCGCTCATCGCCCAGCTCATCCACGATGCATCGCGCGAGGCGTGGCGCATCACCGTGGTGGACCGCGACCTGGCCCATGCCCAGGCCTTGGTGGCCGGCGGTGCTGAGGTGGCGCGGGCCGAGCAGGGCGACGCCAGCGACCCCGCCGTGCGCGACCGCCTGATCGCGGGGCACGACCTGGTGATCAGCATGCTGCCCGCCTTCATGCACGTGGATGTGGTGAAGGACTGCCTGCGGCTGAAGCGGCACGTGATCACGCCGAGCTACGTGCCCGATGCCCTCTGGCCGCTGGACGCCGACGCGAAGGCGGCGGGGCTCATCTTCCTGAACGAGCTGGGCCTCGACCCCGGCATCGACCACATGAGCGCGATGCGCATCCTGGACCGCATCCGGGCCGAGGGCGGGCGCATGGAAGCGTTCGAGAGCTATTGCGGAGGGCTCATCGCCCCGGAGAGCGACGACAACCCCTGGGGCTACAAGTTCACCTGGAACCCGCGCAACGTGGTGCTGGCCGGGCAGGGCGGCATGGCCCGCTATATCAAGGACGGCAGCTACAAATACCTCCCCTACCACCGGTTGTTCCGGGAAACGGTGCGCGTGTCGGTGCCCGGTTATGGCGCGTTCGATGGCTACGCCAACCGCGATTCGCTGAAGTACCGCAAGCACTACGGGCTGGAGGAGATCCCCACGCTGGTGCGCGGCACCCTGCGCAAGGCGGGTTTCTGCGCGGCGTGGGACACGTTCGTGCAGCTCGGCTGCACCGACGACAGCTTCCCTTTGGAGCTGCGGCCCAACGCCACGTGGGCGGAGTTCGTGGAGTCCTTCCTGCCGCACGATGTGGAGCGGGAGGTGCGCGCGAACCTGGCCCACACGCTCGGCCTCGATCCGAACGGCGAGGTGATGGCGAAGCTGGACTGGCTGGGGCTCTTCGACCGTGAACGGATCGGCGTGCAGGGCCTGAGCCCGGCGGCCACGCTGCAGCACCTGTTGGAAGCGAAGTGGAAGCTGGGGCCGGCGGACAAGGACATGGTGGTGATGTGGCACCGCTTCCGTTACACGGTGGAGGACCTGCACCAGGAGCTCCAGGCCTCGCTGGTGGTGCTGGGCGATGATCCGGTGCGCACCGGCATGGCGAAGACCGTGGGGCTGCCCCTGGCCTTCGCGGCCCGGCTGGTGCTGGGCGGAGCGCTGAAGGGCCGTGGCGTGCTGCTGCCGATCACACCCGAGATCTACGACCCCATCCTCGACGCGCTGGAAGGCATGGGCATCGTGTTCGCCGAGGAAGAGGTGGAAGGCTAG
- a CDS encoding methyltransferase yields the protein MSDFRFKQFTLRQDRCALKVGTDAVVLGAWADVDGARILDIGTGTGVLALMAAQRNPAARIDAVEIDDASAGQAAENAAASPWAHRVRVHRMDVRRMRADEAFDRILCNPPFYAGEMGSPDARTGVAKHGGGLRFAELLDVVDRLLAERGRFACIIPLNREAELCAIAADHGLHPVRRCVLQYLEGRPPKRVLVELDRARANLLEDHLLVEHGPGRFTDAYRLLLAPFLLKF from the coding sequence ATGTCCGACTTCCGCTTCAAGCAGTTCACCCTCCGCCAGGACCGCTGCGCGCTGAAGGTGGGCACCGATGCCGTGGTGCTGGGGGCCTGGGCCGATGTGGACGGCGCGCGCATCCTGGACATCGGCACCGGCACCGGCGTGCTGGCCCTGATGGCCGCCCAGCGCAACCCCGCCGCCCGCATCGATGCCGTGGAGATCGACGACGCCTCGGCCGGACAGGCGGCGGAGAACGCGGCTGCCAGCCCGTGGGCCCACCGGGTCCGCGTGCACCGGATGGACGTGCGCCGCATGCGCGCCGACGAAGCGTTCGACCGCATCCTCTGCAACCCGCCGTTCTACGCCGGCGAGATGGGGTCGCCGGATGCGCGCACCGGTGTCGCCAAGCACGGGGGCGGGCTGCGGTTCGCCGAGTTGCTGGACGTGGTGGACCGCCTGCTGGCGGAGCGAGGCCGGTTCGCCTGCATCATCCCCCTGAACCGCGAGGCCGAGCTCTGCGCCATCGCCGCCGACCACGGCCTTCATCCGGTGCGCCGCTGCGTGCTGCAGTACCTCGAAGGCCGTCCGCCGAAACGGGTGCTCGTGGAGCTGGACCGGGCGCGTGCGAACCTATTGGAGGACCACCTGCTCGTGGAGCACGGCCCGGGCCGGTTCACCGATGCGTACCGCTTGCTGCTGGCGCCGTTCCTGTTGAAGTTCTAG
- a CDS encoding tail fiber domain-containing protein has translation MDERMRLSPILTGQTINTYPNLDLTGFLGVGDFANSPGVYRFPAARVHAENNATLELGYRPVIGEGFLATRGESLFYTGLLDGLTSGVVWSTVTGQNAPTAPFQFIYTGHDGTSTMASSASGLELARLQPDPSLNEGYFGAGDWTTIALLPDERVDLADRTIRLRNFMDPLPNYLTTSYENAALTRAVVVDPDDGRLYWRDLGSIPGCDWEVTTADHVVTAHLPGPLTGCPDESNNVGIGTSSPGAKLDVLKVVNGGGATDIGVNVRMGTTSVNNFGGNADAYSTTGGQNLGWRGSAMNAGRSWGLDGNAATNSMVNTFAWTGVRVVGVRGFADGNFQQQTNNIRGVWGIGLNPQSGGWGYGGWFDGYAYCSLGVWSPSDATLKQNVEPLTNAMDVIGQLQPMSYTYRSADFPTMALDDRAHYGLIAQDLENVLPALVQQSGQPAVVDSLGNEVFPAVDFKAVNYEGLTAWLIAGLQEQQTTINTLQDQLAAMQQDLATCCAAHGSTDGRSMSPGAGAGEALRTDLFIVPNPVADHTQLRYTVATPGRTRLEVSDASGKRLEVLEEAVREAGAYTHDWTTTDLAPGTYHVTLYLNDSFVVKKAVKVGL, from the coding sequence ATGGACGAGCGGATGCGGCTCTCGCCGATCTTGACCGGCCAGACCATCAACACATACCCGAACTTGGACCTGACCGGGTTCCTGGGGGTCGGCGACTTCGCCAACAGCCCCGGAGTTTACCGCTTCCCAGCCGCTCGTGTGCATGCCGAGAACAACGCCACCCTGGAGCTTGGCTATCGGCCCGTGATCGGCGAGGGCTTTCTGGCTACGCGCGGTGAGTCCTTGTTCTACACGGGCCTGTTGGATGGCCTCACGAGCGGCGTGGTCTGGTCAACGGTGACCGGTCAGAACGCTCCGACAGCACCCTTCCAGTTCATCTACACCGGGCATGATGGAACAAGCACCATGGCGAGCAGTGCGAGCGGCTTGGAGCTGGCGCGCCTGCAACCTGACCCATCCTTGAACGAGGGCTACTTCGGAGCAGGGGATTGGACCACCATCGCCCTGCTGCCGGATGAACGGGTGGACCTGGCCGATCGCACCATCCGGTTGCGCAACTTCATGGACCCGCTGCCCAACTACCTGACCACCTCCTACGAGAATGCCGCGCTGACCCGCGCGGTGGTGGTGGACCCGGACGATGGCCGGCTTTACTGGAGGGACCTCGGCTCCATTCCAGGCTGTGACTGGGAGGTGACCACGGCCGACCATGTGGTCACCGCGCACTTACCCGGGCCATTGACAGGCTGCCCGGACGAGTCGAACAACGTGGGTATCGGTACATCGAGCCCTGGTGCCAAGCTGGATGTGCTGAAGGTGGTGAACGGCGGTGGCGCAACGGATATCGGGGTGAACGTCCGCATGGGCACCACGTCGGTGAACAACTTCGGCGGCAATGCCGATGCATACTCCACGACCGGTGGTCAGAATCTGGGATGGCGCGGCAGTGCCATGAACGCTGGGCGTAGCTGGGGGCTTGATGGCAATGCGGCCACGAACAGCATGGTGAATACGTTCGCGTGGACCGGTGTGCGCGTTGTTGGCGTGCGTGGTTTTGCGGATGGTAACTTTCAGCAGCAAACGAACAACATCCGGGGCGTATGGGGCATCGGATTGAATCCACAGTCCGGTGGATGGGGATACGGGGGCTGGTTCGATGGCTATGCCTACTGCTCGCTGGGGGTTTGGTCACCATCGGATGCGACCTTGAAGCAGAACGTGGAACCCCTCACGAACGCCATGGATGTGATCGGTCAACTGCAACCGATGTCCTACACCTATCGGTCAGCGGACTTCCCGACCATGGCGTTGGACGATCGGGCGCACTACGGGTTGATCGCACAGGACCTTGAGAACGTGTTACCGGCGCTCGTGCAGCAATCGGGGCAACCGGCCGTAGTGGACTCGCTGGGTAACGAGGTCTTTCCAGCCGTCGACTTCAAGGCGGTGAACTATGAGGGGTTGACCGCTTGGTTGATCGCAGGGTTGCAGGAGCAACAGACCACCATCAACACCCTGCAGGACCAACTCGCCGCCATGCAACAAGACCTCGCCACCTGCTGCGCGGCCCACGGCAGCACGGATGGGCGCAGCATGAGCCCTGGGGCGGGCGCAGGAGAGGCCCTGCGCACCGACCTGTTCATCGTGCCCAACCCGGTGGCGGATCACACGCAGCTGCGGTACACGGTGGCCACGCCGGGCCGCACGCGGCTGGAGGTGAGCGATGCCAGTGGCAAGCGGTTGGAGGTGCTGGAGGAGGCCGTGCGTGAAGCCGGTGCCTACACCCACGACTGGACCACCACGGATCTGGCGCCCGGCACCTACCATGTGACGCTGTACCTCAACGACAGCTTCGTGGTGAAGAAGGCGGTGAAGGTGGGGCTATAG
- the rimM gene encoding 16S rRNA processing protein RimM — protein sequence MDLESLHRIGKLGKPWGHQGDLTVHLEGCDPDDLVHAGSLFVDIEGQKVPFFFTDLREKGRDVLVKFDDFHDPQSAAILVGRDLYAPPGLLSDGSDESWDPDEFIGLVVRDEVHGDLGEVTAIEGTDRNPVLVILHGEQEVMVPLAEEMIVDLDMEERTMTIRTPEGLVDLYRNTGGG from the coding sequence ATGGACCTCGAGAGCCTGCACCGCATTGGCAAACTGGGCAAACCCTGGGGCCACCAGGGCGACCTCACCGTGCACCTCGAGGGCTGCGACCCGGACGACCTGGTCCACGCCGGCTCGCTCTTCGTGGACATCGAGGGCCAGAAGGTGCCTTTCTTCTTCACCGACCTGCGCGAGAAGGGGCGCGATGTGCTGGTGAAGTTCGATGACTTCCACGACCCGCAGAGCGCGGCCATCCTCGTGGGGCGCGACCTGTACGCTCCGCCGGGGCTGCTGAGCGACGGCAGCGATGAGAGCTGGGACCCCGATGAGTTCATCGGCCTGGTTGTGCGCGACGAAGTGCATGGCGACCTCGGCGAGGTCACCGCCATCGAAGGCACCGACCGCAACCCCGTGCTGGTGATCCTCCACGGCGAGCAGGAGGTGATGGTGCCCCTGGCCGAGGAGATGATCGTGGACCTCGACATGGAGGAGCGCACGATGACCATCCGAACGCCGGAGGGCTTGGTCGATCTGTACAGGAACACTGGTGGCGGCTGA
- a CDS encoding 30S ribosomal protein S16, which translates to MPTRIRLQRKGKKGQPYYHIVVADQRAPRDGKYIERIGAYDPNQNPAFIEIDRTKALDWMQKGAQPTDTCRAILSYTGVVYRNHLQNGVKKGAFAQEEADRRFDIWLNEKNAKIEGKRSKLATGAEQAMKARLDAEKRKADEMAAKLSAKLAAAPAEAPAEAPAADAAAEGEAPAEAPAE; encoded by the coding sequence ATGCCGACCCGCATCCGCCTTCAGAGGAAAGGCAAGAAAGGCCAGCCGTACTACCACATCGTGGTGGCTGATCAACGCGCACCGCGCGATGGGAAGTACATCGAGAGGATCGGTGCCTACGACCCCAACCAGAACCCCGCGTTCATCGAGATCGACCGCACCAAGGCGCTCGACTGGATGCAGAAGGGCGCCCAGCCCACCGACACCTGCCGGGCCATTCTGAGCTACACCGGCGTGGTGTACCGCAACCACCTGCAGAACGGCGTCAAGAAGGGTGCCTTCGCACAGGAGGAGGCCGACCGCCGCTTCGACATCTGGCTGAACGAGAAGAACGCCAAGATCGAAGGCAAGCGCAGCAAGCTGGCCACCGGTGCCGAACAGGCCATGAAGGCCCGCCTCGATGCCGAGAAGCGCAAGGCCGACGAGATGGCCGCCAAGCTGAGCGCCAAGCTCGCCGCCGCACCGGCCGAGGCCCCTGCGGAAGCTCCCGCTGCTGATGCAGCTGCCGAAGGCGAGGCGCCCGCCGAAGCACCCGCCGAATAA
- a CDS encoding rhodanese-like domain-containing protein, which yields MSIFGQIFGSTARPALPDGATVIDVRTPAEFASGHVAGSVNIPLDTVQRELPRFQAISGPIVLVCASGNRSGQATAWLRAQGLTNVENGGSWLNFR from the coding sequence ATGAGCATCTTCGGCCAGATCTTCGGTTCCACCGCACGCCCCGCCCTGCCGGATGGGGCCACCGTCATCGATGTCCGCACTCCGGCCGAGTTCGCCAGCGGTCATGTGGCCGGTTCGGTGAACATCCCCTTGGACACCGTGCAGCGCGAGCTGCCGCGCTTTCAGGCCATCAGCGGGCCCATCGTGCTGGTGTGCGCCTCGGGCAACCGCAGCGGGCAGGCCACCGCGTGGCTCCGCGCCCAGGGCCTCACCAACGTGGAGAACGGGGGCAGCTGGCTCAATTTCCGCTGA
- a CDS encoding family 20 glycosylhydrolase — MRVRTLLPVVLLLAGTPMRAQQPPDLIPAPVDLQLDGGSLDLRCPWVVNADAPLRAVVEAGILALHPASDLACFAPTPISFQRVAFDTLMPPEWHQVQITGGGITVTAPSDEGLYRGSRTLIQLLEQGRETGSLPCLTVTDHPRFPWRGMHLDACRHFWSVEFTKTYIDLLARYKMNRFHWHLTDDQGWRIEIRKYPKLTEVGAWRRGSQVGPYSRRAYDSIPYGGFYTQEQIREVVAYAAARHITVVPEIEMPGHAMAALAAYPRLGCTGGPYEVQRGWGVFDDVFCAGNDSVFTVMQDVLTEVMDLFSGTTIHIGGDECPKERWKTCVKCQARMKTEGLKDEHELQSYFIQRIEKFVNSKGRTIIGWDEILEGGLAPNAAVMSWRGTEGGVAAAKSGHFAVMSPGSHCYFDHYQGDPANEPLAIGGHTTVQKVYSYEPIPAELNAEEAKYILGAQGNVWTEYILTPEHVEYMAVPRMLALAEVLWTPKENRDEADFLARLEREFPKLEAMGVNASKSLFDVGFKLSPGRAGEVKVVLKCPSPGAPVVLDNGTAAGSLYTEPVIVTADRTVVAICRNENGLVRGRPAQRTLSFNLATARPITLSSPPNERYNEGGAFTLVDGITAQEKRVNTEWLGWREGVTITVDLGSEQDLREVGIGALNETYSWIHLPERVEISVSTDGKTFTPFGSAEVKAGVGRTSFSVERSEKARYVRLAVKHRGQIPEGFPGAGNPAWMFLDEIEVR, encoded by the coding sequence ATGAGGGTGCGCACGCTGCTGCCCGTGGTCCTGCTGCTGGCAGGGACCCCGATGCGGGCTCAACAGCCCCCCGACCTCATCCCCGCCCCGGTGGACCTGCAGCTCGACGGCGGCAGCCTTGACCTGCGCTGCCCGTGGGTGGTGAACGCCGATGCCCCGCTCCGGGCGGTGGTGGAGGCCGGGATCCTGGCGCTGCACCCGGCTTCTGACCTGGCCTGCTTCGCCCCCACCCCCATCAGCTTCCAGCGGGTCGCGTTCGACACGCTGATGCCCCCGGAATGGCATCAGGTGCAGATCACAGGGGGCGGCATCACCGTCACCGCGCCCTCCGATGAAGGCCTGTATCGCGGCAGCCGCACCCTGATCCAGCTGCTGGAACAGGGCCGGGAGACCGGGTCCCTCCCCTGCCTCACCGTCACCGACCACCCGCGCTTCCCGTGGCGCGGCATGCACCTCGACGCCTGCCGCCACTTCTGGAGCGTGGAGTTCACCAAGACCTACATCGACCTGCTGGCGCGCTACAAGATGAACCGCTTCCACTGGCACCTGACGGATGACCAGGGCTGGCGGATCGAGATCAGGAAGTACCCGAAGCTCACGGAGGTGGGTGCGTGGCGCCGCGGCAGCCAGGTGGGGCCGTACAGCCGGCGCGCGTACGACAGCATCCCATACGGAGGCTTCTACACGCAGGAGCAGATCCGCGAGGTGGTGGCCTACGCGGCGGCAAGGCACATCACCGTGGTGCCCGAGATCGAGATGCCGGGACATGCCATGGCCGCCCTGGCCGCGTATCCGCGCTTGGGCTGCACAGGTGGACCGTATGAAGTGCAACGCGGCTGGGGCGTGTTCGACGATGTGTTCTGTGCGGGCAACGACAGCGTCTTCACGGTGATGCAGGACGTGCTTACGGAAGTGATGGACCTCTTCTCCGGCACCACCATCCACATCGGGGGTGACGAGTGCCCGAAGGAGCGGTGGAAGACCTGTGTCAAGTGTCAGGCGCGGATGAAGACGGAAGGACTGAAGGACGAGCACGAACTGCAGAGCTACTTCATCCAGCGCATCGAGAAGTTCGTGAACAGCAAGGGCCGCACGATCATCGGCTGGGACGAGATCCTGGAAGGCGGCTTGGCGCCCAACGCGGCCGTGATGAGCTGGCGGGGCACCGAGGGCGGCGTAGCTGCGGCGAAGAGCGGGCACTTCGCGGTGATGAGCCCCGGCAGCCACTGCTACTTCGACCACTACCAGGGCGACCCGGCGAACGAACCGCTGGCCATCGGCGGCCACACCACCGTGCAGAAGGTGTACAGCTATGAGCCCATCCCCGCCGAGCTGAACGCGGAGGAAGCGAAGTACATCCTGGGTGCGCAGGGCAATGTTTGGACGGAGTACATCCTTACGCCGGAGCATGTGGAGTACATGGCCGTGCCGCGCATGCTGGCGCTGGCCGAAGTGCTGTGGACACCCAAGGAGAACAGGGATGAGGCCGACTTCCTCGCCCGGCTGGAGCGGGAATTCCCGAAGCTGGAAGCGATGGGGGTGAATGCGAGCAAGAGCTTATTCGACGTTGGATTCAAGCTGAGTCCCGGTCGTGCCGGAGAGGTGAAGGTTGTGCTGAAGTGTCCAAGCCCAGGCGCTCCCGTGGTCCTTGATAATGGTACGGCGGCGGGAAGCCTTTATACCGAACCAGTCATCGTGACCGCCGATCGAACAGTGGTAGCGATATGTCGCAATGAGAACGGCCTGGTTCGTGGCCGGCCCGCACAACGAACGCTTTCCTTCAACCTCGCCACCGCCCGCCCCATCACCCTCAGCTCCCCACCCAACGAGCGCTACAACGAAGGCGGGGCCTTCACCTTGGTGGATGGCATCACCGCGCAGGAGAAGCGCGTGAACACGGAATGGCTGGGCTGGCGCGAGGGCGTCACCATCACGGTGGATCTGGGCAGCGAGCAGGATTTGCGCGAAGTGGGCATCGGCGCGTTGAACGAGACCTACAGCTGGATCCACCTGCCGGAGCGCGTGGAGATCAGCGTAAGCACCGATGGGAAGACCTTCACACCCTTCGGCTCCGCGGAAGTGAAGGCGGGCGTCGGTCGCACTTCATTCTCCGTGGAGAGGTCAGAAAAGGCCCGTTACGTGCGCCTCGCGGTGAAGCACCGCGGCCAGATCCCCGAGGGCTTCCCCGGCGCGGGCAACCCGGCATGGATGTTCCTGGACGAGATCGAGGTGCGGTGA
- a CDS encoding M1 family metallopeptidase, whose product MRNRILLFTLLSLPPTHAQVLDGAAAAFTRADTLRGSIGPERAWWNATFYDVSVTPDLDRRSITGITAIAFTAVAEGRRMQIDLQQPLVVDSVTVEAQAYRDSAIAIVDRSVVFTRDADVLWVDLPEPLRIGEATTVRVHYHGVPRAAKNPPWDGGWIWRRDGSGAPWASVACQGLGASVWYPCKDHQSDEPDDGAALHITVPDSLQAVGNGRWRGTTSNGDGTSTWHWRVNNPINTYNLVPSIGRYVHFSEVYQGREGPLDCDYWVLAANEARAREQFKQVAPMLACFEQRFGPYPFREDGYKLVEAPHLGMEHQSAVAYGNGYQNGYLGRDLSGTGVGLAWDFIIIHESGHEWFGNSITTADIADMWVHEGFTHYSETIYTECQQGPEAAERYVIGCRKNIANDRPVIGPYGVNEEGSGDMYYKGAALIHMVRHIVGDSTFFAMLLEMDRRFRHRIVTSAEIEAFMIGFNARSRDRLDQRLFDQYLRTVQVPVLEWGLRKRQLVARWTNCLPGFTMATLLDLNGRPLLQKIGTEWTILDTEAGKGTDLRVDANWYVSAERVSKHALKHIMPKPANSQGPRSN is encoded by the coding sequence ATGCGCAACCGAATCCTCCTCTTCACCCTCCTTTCCCTTCCACCCACGCACGCCCAGGTGCTGGACGGCGCGGCCGCCGCGTTCACCCGCGCCGACACGCTGCGCGGCAGCATCGGTCCGGAGCGCGCGTGGTGGAACGCGACCTTCTATGACGTGAGCGTCACGCCCGACCTCGACCGCCGCAGCATCACCGGCATCACGGCCATCGCCTTCACGGCCGTGGCCGAGGGGCGGCGGATGCAGATCGACCTGCAGCAGCCGCTGGTGGTGGACAGCGTGACCGTGGAGGCGCAGGCCTACCGCGACAGCGCCATCGCCATCGTGGACCGCTCCGTGGTGTTCACGCGTGACGCGGACGTGCTGTGGGTGGACCTGCCGGAACCCCTGCGGATCGGGGAGGCCACCACGGTGCGCGTGCACTACCACGGCGTCCCGCGGGCCGCGAAGAACCCGCCGTGGGACGGAGGCTGGATCTGGCGGCGCGACGGGTCCGGCGCGCCTTGGGCCAGCGTGGCCTGCCAGGGCCTGGGTGCGAGTGTGTGGTATCCCTGCAAGGACCATCAGAGCGACGAACCCGATGACGGCGCCGCGCTGCACATCACCGTGCCCGACAGCCTGCAGGCCGTGGGGAACGGCCGTTGGCGCGGCACCACATCCAACGGCGATGGCACCAGCACCTGGCACTGGCGGGTGAACAACCCCATCAACACCTACAACTTGGTGCCCTCGATCGGGCGGTATGTTCACTTCAGCGAGGTGTACCAAGGACGTGAGGGTCCGCTTGATTGCGACTATTGGGTGCTGGCCGCGAACGAGGCCCGGGCGCGGGAGCAGTTCAAGCAGGTGGCGCCCATGCTGGCCTGCTTCGAGCAGCGCTTCGGCCCCTACCCCTTCCGCGAGGATGGGTACAAGCTGGTGGAGGCACCGCACCTGGGCATGGAGCACCAGAGCGCCGTGGCCTATGGCAACGGCTACCAGAACGGTTACCTGGGCCGTGACCTCAGCGGTACGGGCGTGGGCCTGGCGTGGGACTTCATCATCATCCACGAGAGCGGCCACGAGTGGTTCGGCAACAGCATCACCACGGCCGACATCGCCGACATGTGGGTGCACGAGGGCTTCACGCACTACAGCGAAACCATCTACACCGAATGCCAGCAGGGTCCGGAGGCCGCCGAGCGCTATGTGATCGGCTGCCGGAAGAACATCGCCAACGACAGGCCTGTCATCGGTCCGTACGGCGTGAACGAGGAGGGCAGCGGCGACATGTACTACAAGGGCGCGGCGCTGATCCACATGGTGCGGCACATCGTGGGCGACAGCACCTTCTTCGCCATGCTGCTGGAGATGGACCGTCGGTTCCGGCACCGCATCGTCACCAGTGCGGAGATCGAGGCCTTCATGATCGGTTTCAACGCGCGGAGCCGCGATCGGCTGGATCAGCGCCTGTTCGACCAGTACCTGCGGACCGTGCAGGTGCCCGTTCTGGAATGGGGCCTCCGGAAGCGGCAGCTCGTCGCGCGGTGGACCAACTGCCTTCCGGGCTTCACCATGGCGACGCTGCTCGACCTGAACGGCAGGCCGCTCCTGCAGAAGATCGGCACCGAGTGGACCATCCTGGACACCGAAGCGGGCAAAGGGACCGACCTTCGTGTGGATGCGAACTGGTACGTCTCGGCCGAGCGGGTGTCGAAGCATGCGCTGAAACACATCATGCCCAAGCCGGCCAACTCACAAGGCCCCCGATCCAACTGA